From the Lathyrus oleraceus cultivar Zhongwan6 chromosome 4, CAAS_Psat_ZW6_1.0, whole genome shotgun sequence genome, one window contains:
- the LOC127075225 gene encoding pectate lyase, with amino-acid sequence MARSLNIFLFIVCLAIMTPTLNANILESNDYWKEQRPEFDSYWQERAKVAKQDNHAAYFPDPYAVSGNFTASISEIIAGKSTRRNLGGGKGGECLATNPIDRCWRCDPNWANNRQKLADCVQGFGRNTRGGKGGPIYVVTDPSDNELLNPKVGTLRHAVTRNGPLWITFARSMLITLQQELIMTSNKTIDGRGVDVYIANGAGFTIQFIKNVIIHGIKIYNIQVREGGMIIDSESHYGIRTRSDGDGISIFGSSNIWIDHVSMRNCSDGLIDAIMGSTAITISNGHFTDHNEVMLFGASDSYSDDKIMQITLAFNHFGKRLVQRMPRARFGFVHCVNNAYTHWEMYAIGGSMNPTIISEGNRFIGPENKFVGKDQINAKEVTKREYTEEKVWTSWQWRSINDEFLNGAFFVNSGPELKNRPFSRKDMITAKPGSYVGRLTRYSGILGCRVGRPC; translated from the exons atggcGAGATCACTAAACATTTTCCTTTTTATAGTTTGTTTGGCAATCATGACTCCTACATTGAATGCCAATATATTAGAGAGTAATGACTATTGGAAAGAACAACGACCTGAGTTTGATTCATATTGGCAGGAAAGGGCTAAAGTTGCAAAACAAGATAATCATGCAGCTTATTTTCCTGATCCTTATGCTGTCTCCGGCAATTTTACTGCTTCTATTTCCGA AATCATAGCTGGAAAGAGCACAAGAAGGAACTTGGGTGGAGGAAAAGGAGGCGAATGTTTGGCCACAAACCCGATTGACAGATGTTGGAGGTGCGACCCTAATTGGGCTAACAACCGCCAGAAGCTTGCAGACTGTGTCCAAGGATTTGGCAGAAACACCCGCGGAGGTAAAGGCGGTCCAATCTATGTTGTCACCGATCCTTCCGACAACGAATTGTTGAACCCAAAAGTCGGCACTCTCCGTCATGCAGTCACACGTAACGGTCCCCTTTGGATCACATTCGCTCGCAGCATGTTGATCACACTCCAACAAGAGCTTATTATGACAAGCAATAAGACAATTGATGGTAGAGGAGTTGATGTTTACATTGCCAATGGAGCTGGATTCACCATTCAGTTTATTAAGAATGTTATCATCCATGGAATCAAGATTTACAACATTCAAGTCCGTGAAGGTGGCATGATTATAGATTCTGAGAGTCATTATGGTATAAGGACTAGGAGTGATGGGGATGGTATTTCTATCTTCGGTTCTAGTAATATTTGGATCGATCATGTTTCCATGAGAAATTGTAGTGATGGTTTGATCGACGCGATCATGGGTTCAACTGCTATTACCATCTCTAACGGCCATTTCACCGACCACAACGAGGTGATGCTTTTCGGCGCTAGTGACTCGTATTCCGATGACAAAATAATGCAAATCACATTGGCATTCAACCACTTTGGAAAGAGATTAGTCCAAAGAATGCCAAGAGCAAGATTTGGTTTTGTCCATTGTGTTAACAATGCCTACACTCATTGGGAAATGTACGCCATTGGTGGTAGCATGAACCCTACCATTATTAGTGAAGGTAACCGGTTTATTGGCCCTGAAAACAAATTCGTAGGCAAGGACCAAATCAATGCTAAAGAGGTCACAAAGAGAGAATACACAGAGGAAAAAGTATGGACAAGCTGGCAGTGGAGATCCATCAACGATGAGTTTTTGAACGGAGCATTCTTTGTAAACTCCGGACCAGAACTAAAGAACAGACCATTTTCAAGGAAAGACATGATCACAGCTAAACCAGGAAGTTATGTTGGAAGACTTACAAGGTATTCTGGAATTCTAGGATGCCGTGTTGGTCGTCCTTGTTAG